From Priestia filamentosa, a single genomic window includes:
- a CDS encoding assimilatory sulfite reductase (NADPH) flavoprotein subunit, with protein sequence MQLQVINSPFNEEQVELLNRLLPTLTETQKVWLSGYLASSAVNSGAGATSVATPAAPAPTISKEVTVLYGSQTGNAQGLADQAGKTLEGKGFKVTVSSMSDFKPNSLKKLKNLLVVASTHGEGDPPDNALSFHEFLHGRRAPKLEDLRFSVLSLGDSSYEQFCQTGKEFDARLEELGGTRLHPRVDCDLDYDDPAEEWLNGVIEGLNEGQEQNVGLAQSAATAEAVVESPYSRKNPFKAEVLESINLNGRGSNKETRHLELSLEGSGLTYKPGDSLGIYPENDPKLVDLLIEELNWDPEEIVTTNKQGDVRPLKEALISHFEITVLTKPLLEQALKLSGNDGLAELLAAGNEEKVKEYIDGRDLLDLVRDFGPWPVSANDFVAILRKMPARLYSISSSLEANPDEVHLTIGAVRYNTHGRDRNGVCSILCAERLEPGDTLPIYIQNNQNFKLPENPDTPIIMVGPGTGVAPFRSFMQEREEIGADGKSWMFFGDQHFVTDFLYQTEWQKWLKDGVLTKMDVAFSRDTEEKVYVQHRMKEQGKELFEWLEAGASFYVCGDEKHMAHDVHETLIDIIEKEGNMSRQNAEEYVANMQQQKRYQRDVY encoded by the coding sequence AGGTAATAAACAGTCCGTTTAATGAGGAGCAGGTAGAGCTTCTAAATCGTCTTCTACCGACATTAACAGAAACCCAAAAAGTATGGTTAAGCGGTTATCTAGCTTCAAGTGCCGTAAACAGCGGTGCAGGAGCTACATCAGTAGCTACACCTGCTGCACCAGCGCCAACTATTTCAAAGGAAGTAACAGTTCTTTACGGTTCGCAAACTGGTAATGCCCAAGGCTTAGCAGATCAGGCGGGGAAAACGCTTGAAGGAAAAGGGTTTAAAGTAACTGTTTCGTCTATGAGTGATTTTAAACCAAACAGTTTGAAAAAACTAAAAAATCTTCTTGTTGTAGCGAGCACGCATGGTGAAGGAGATCCACCAGATAATGCTTTATCATTCCACGAATTTTTACATGGAAGACGTGCTCCAAAGCTTGAAGATCTTCGTTTCTCTGTTCTTTCTTTAGGGGACAGTTCATATGAGCAGTTCTGTCAAACAGGAAAAGAATTCGACGCTCGTCTTGAAGAGCTTGGCGGCACGCGTCTTCATCCACGAGTTGACTGTGATCTTGACTACGATGATCCTGCTGAAGAGTGGCTGAATGGAGTTATTGAAGGGCTAAATGAAGGGCAAGAACAAAATGTAGGATTAGCACAAAGTGCGGCAACAGCAGAAGCTGTTGTAGAATCTCCATATTCAAGAAAAAACCCGTTCAAAGCGGAAGTGCTTGAATCTATTAATCTAAATGGCCGTGGTTCAAACAAGGAAACGCGTCACTTAGAATTATCGCTTGAAGGTTCAGGCTTAACGTACAAACCAGGTGATAGCCTTGGAATTTATCCAGAGAACGATCCAAAACTTGTTGACCTTCTTATCGAAGAGTTAAATTGGGATCCAGAAGAAATTGTAACAACAAATAAACAAGGAGACGTTCGTCCCTTAAAAGAAGCTTTAATTTCTCATTTTGAAATTACTGTTCTTACAAAACCGCTTCTTGAGCAAGCTCTAAAACTTTCAGGAAATGATGGTCTTGCAGAGTTATTAGCAGCAGGAAACGAAGAAAAGGTAAAAGAGTATATTGATGGACGCGACCTACTGGATCTTGTCCGTGACTTTGGTCCATGGCCTGTTTCTGCAAATGATTTTGTCGCTATTCTTCGTAAAATGCCTGCTCGTCTCTATTCGATTTCAAGCAGTTTAGAAGCGAATCCAGACGAAGTTCATTTAACAATTGGAGCTGTTCGTTACAATACCCACGGTCGTGATCGCAATGGCGTATGTTCGATTTTATGCGCAGAGCGCTTAGAACCAGGCGATACACTGCCAATTTATATTCAAAACAACCAAAACTTTAAGCTTCCTGAAAATCCAGATACACCAATTATTATGGTTGGACCTGGAACAGGTGTAGCTCCTTTCCGTTCTTTTATGCAAGAGCGTGAGGAAATAGGAGCAGACGGAAAATCATGGATGTTCTTTGGGGATCAGCATTTTGTAACAGACTTTTTATATCAAACAGAATGGCAAAAATGGCTCAAAGATGGTGTGTTAACGAAGATGGATGTTGCTTTTTCTCGTGACACAGAAGAGAAGGTATATGTTCAACATAGAATGAAAGAACAAGGCAAAGAGTTATTCGAATGGCTTGAAGCTGGAGCTTCATTCTATGTTTGTGGAGATGAGAAACATATGGCACATGATGTTCATGAAACACTTATCGATATTATTGAAAAAGAAGGCAATATGTCTCGTCAAAATGCAGAAGAGTATGTAGCAAATATGCAGCAACAAAAACGTTATCAACGCGACGTATATTGA
- the cysI gene encoding assimilatory sulfite reductase (NADPH) hemoprotein subunit produces the protein MGKVNQLLKAPEGPPSDVEEIKERSDYLRGTLKETMLDRISSGISDDDNRLMKFHGSYLQDDRDLRNERQKQKLEPAYQFMLRVRTPGGVSTPEQWLVMDDLAEQYGNGTLKLSTRQAFQMHGILKWNMKTTIQKIHDSLLDTIAACGDVNRNVMANPNPYQSEVHAEVYEWSKKLSDYLLPRTRAYHEIWLDEEKVAGTPEGEEVEPMYGALYLPRKFKIGITVPPSNDIDVFSQDLGFIAIVEDGELIGFNVAIGGGMGMTHGDKETYPQLAKVIGFCTPDQVLDVAEKVITIQRDYGNRSVRKNARFKYTVDRLGLETVTEELYDRLGFRLQEAKPYHFDHNGDRYGWTQGINGNWHYTLFVEGGRVGDFEDYKMKTGLREIAKIHTGDFRLTGNQNLVIANITEEIKDEVTALMNQYGLTDGSHHTALRRNSLACAALPTCGLAMAEAERYLPKLIDKIEEIVDENGLRNEEINVRMTGCPNSCARPTLGEIAFIGKAPGKYNMYLGAAFDGSRLSKMYRENIGEAEILEELKVLLSRYAKEREEGEHFGDFVVRVGVIKAVTDGTNFHD, from the coding sequence ATGGGGAAAGTGAACCAACTATTAAAAGCACCAGAAGGACCACCTAGTGATGTAGAAGAAATTAAAGAACGAAGCGATTATTTGCGTGGAACGTTAAAAGAAACGATGCTTGACCGCATTAGCTCTGGAATCTCGGATGATGATAACCGTCTAATGAAATTTCATGGAAGCTACTTACAAGATGATCGAGATCTTCGTAATGAGCGACAAAAGCAGAAGCTTGAACCAGCTTATCAATTTATGCTTCGTGTTCGTACACCAGGAGGAGTTTCAACACCAGAGCAGTGGCTTGTGATGGATGATCTTGCAGAGCAATACGGAAATGGAACGCTTAAATTATCAACACGTCAAGCTTTCCAAATGCATGGTATTTTAAAATGGAACATGAAAACAACGATTCAAAAAATTCATGATTCCCTCTTAGATACGATTGCAGCCTGTGGTGACGTTAACCGTAACGTTATGGCAAACCCTAATCCATATCAATCTGAAGTTCATGCAGAAGTTTATGAATGGTCGAAGAAATTAAGCGACTATTTGCTTCCTCGTACAAGAGCATATCATGAAATTTGGTTAGATGAAGAAAAAGTGGCTGGAACACCTGAAGGGGAAGAAGTAGAACCAATGTATGGTGCTCTTTATTTACCTCGTAAGTTCAAAATCGGTATCACTGTTCCACCTTCAAACGATATTGACGTATTTTCTCAAGACCTTGGTTTTATTGCTATTGTTGAAGATGGTGAGCTAATTGGTTTTAACGTTGCAATTGGGGGCGGAATGGGGATGACCCACGGTGATAAAGAAACGTACCCTCAGCTTGCTAAAGTGATTGGTTTCTGTACACCAGATCAGGTGCTTGATGTAGCAGAAAAAGTTATTACAATTCAACGTGACTACGGAAACCGCTCGGTTCGTAAAAATGCTCGTTTTAAATATACAGTTGATCGACTAGGGCTTGAAACGGTAACAGAAGAGCTTTATGATCGTCTTGGTTTCAGACTTCAAGAAGCAAAACCATATCATTTCGATCATAATGGTGATCGTTACGGTTGGACACAAGGGATCAATGGAAATTGGCACTATACGCTTTTTGTAGAAGGAGGCCGCGTTGGCGACTTTGAAGACTACAAGATGAAAACAGGTTTGCGTGAAATTGCAAAAATTCATACTGGTGATTTTCGTTTAACAGGAAATCAAAACTTAGTGATTGCTAATATCACAGAAGAAATTAAAGACGAAGTAACAGCGCTTATGAATCAATATGGTCTTACAGATGGATCACATCATACAGCACTTCGTCGCAATTCACTAGCATGTGCAGCTCTTCCAACATGTGGTCTAGCGATGGCTGAAGCTGAGCGTTATTTACCGAAACTTATCGATAAAATCGAAGAAATCGTAGATGAGAACGGTCTTCGCAATGAAGAAATCAACGTGCGAATGACAGGCTGTCCGAACAGCTGTGCGCGCCCAACGCTTGGAGAGATTGCTTTTATCGGAAAAGCGCCAGGCAAGTACAATATGTATCTTGGTGCAGCTTTTGACGGAAGTCGCTTAAGCAAAATGTACCGTGAAAACATTGGAGAAGCTGAAATCTTAGAAGAGTTGAAAGTACTTCTTAGTCGCTATGCGAAAGAGCGTGAAGAAGGAGAACACTTCGGTGACTTTGTTGTACGTGTTGGAGTCATAAAAGCTGTAACAGACGGAACAAACTTTCATGATTGA
- a CDS encoding FAD-dependent oxidoreductase, with the protein MLVGIIGGGIGGLTLAQALREANINVIVFERDQKPTQTGGYRLHLHADALNSLRKVLPQKLMEALLSSGTGKESFTKFSLMDHHGNTKLSFPVEEEEVLMIGRVPLRTILASNLDHIIHWNTVFSHYEEKKDRVVVHFSNQESVEVDVLVGADGVHSAVANQLLGKKSAKSADTAAIAGKVPLTVEVKKLLPNELFHGPAFAVGPKGIGMFLTVHNQLKSTGNELAQNESPYIVWSVGAPSSFFHNKLSSRELQNEALSLISKWDSSYQKLVSLSPAQNIAFFHFYFPAALEPWRNSKVTVIGDAIHPMPPTGGVGASTAIIDAVNLAQNLANRDQISLALKAYQSEMLHYAPQAVDEARPPLFWQRRFANPVIRTFAMSCFLPLAHQSILIKDRLRRKKAKEKKAAN; encoded by the coding sequence ATGCTTGTAGGCATTATCGGAGGTGGCATTGGAGGCCTTACGCTTGCTCAAGCTCTTCGCGAAGCAAATATTAATGTTATTGTATTTGAACGTGATCAAAAGCCTACACAAACCGGTGGATATCGTTTGCACCTTCATGCAGATGCATTGAACTCACTCCGTAAAGTTCTCCCTCAAAAACTTATGGAGGCACTGCTGTCTAGCGGCACAGGCAAAGAGTCATTCACAAAGTTTTCTCTCATGGATCATCACGGCAACACAAAGCTCTCTTTTCCTGTTGAAGAGGAAGAAGTACTTATGATTGGTAGAGTGCCGCTTAGAACCATTTTAGCTTCAAATTTAGACCATATTATCCACTGGAATACAGTATTCTCACACTATGAAGAGAAAAAAGATCGCGTTGTTGTCCATTTTTCTAATCAAGAAAGTGTTGAAGTTGATGTATTAGTTGGAGCAGATGGAGTTCATTCAGCCGTTGCCAACCAGCTTCTTGGTAAAAAAAGTGCCAAAAGCGCTGATACAGCTGCTATTGCAGGAAAAGTTCCTTTAACAGTTGAAGTGAAAAAACTCCTCCCTAATGAACTATTTCATGGCCCAGCCTTTGCGGTAGGACCAAAAGGAATTGGAATGTTTCTCACTGTTCACAACCAGTTGAAATCTACAGGAAACGAGCTAGCACAAAACGAATCTCCATATATTGTTTGGTCTGTTGGGGCACCTTCATCTTTTTTTCATAACAAACTCTCTTCACGAGAACTTCAAAATGAAGCACTTTCTCTTATTTCAAAATGGGATAGCAGTTATCAAAAACTAGTTTCTCTCTCCCCTGCTCAAAATATCGCTTTTTTTCATTTTTACTTTCCAGCAGCACTTGAACCTTGGCGAAATTCGAAAGTAACTGTTATTGGTGATGCGATTCACCCAATGCCTCCTACAGGAGGTGTTGGCGCAAGTACAGCGATCATTGATGCAGTAAACTTAGCTCAAAATTTAGCAAACCGTGATCAGATCAGCTTAGCTCTTAAAGCTTATCAGTCTGAAATGCTCCATTATGCTCCACAAGCTGTAGATGAAGCACGGCCTCCACTTTTTTGGCAGCGGAGATTTGCTAATCCTGTTATTAGAACATTTGCCATGTCATGTTTTCTTCCCCTCGCTCATCAAAGTATACTGATAAAAGACCGATTGAGAAGAAAAAAGGCTAAAGAAAAAAAGGCTGCCAATTAG
- a CDS encoding DUF3953 domain-containing protein, protein MKILRFMVAIIVICSALYTLFFNNSTSLSIMQVSLCILIFISGFIELQNKRKGYAIFMFLVGLFLVITTIYISYG, encoded by the coding sequence GTGAAGATACTACGTTTTATGGTTGCGATTATTGTTATCTGTTCTGCTCTTTACACTCTTTTTTTTAACAATTCTACTTCCCTTTCTATTATGCAAGTTTCTTTATGTATCTTGATTTTTATTTCAGGTTTTATCGAGCTACAAAACAAAAGAAAAGGCTATGCCATTTTTATGTTCTTAGTTGGCCTTTTTCTTGTTATAACAACGATTTATATTTCTTACGGATGA
- a CDS encoding DUF3231 family protein, whose product MSQHPSISSSEIGVLWITYQQKTMVARMLEYFIGKAEDDEAKKIMKNLYEEINPYIIYRENTRDMSRRRNSRSNRIHS is encoded by the coding sequence ATGTCGCAACATCCTTCTATCTCTTCTTCTGAAATTGGAGTCTTATGGATTACATACCAACAAAAAACCATGGTCGCCCGAATGTTAGAATATTTTATTGGAAAAGCTGAAGATGATGAAGCAAAAAAGATTATGAAAAATCTTTATGAAGAAATTAACCCATATATCATATATAGAGAAAATACAAGGGATATGTCAAGAAGAAGAAATTCCCGTTCCAATAGGATTCACAGCTGA
- a CDS encoding DUF3231 family protein, with product MKKLTHISYIEKIQGICQEEEIPVPIGFTAEDVYKEAPKLYDNGFDIMFVRLIKEISMAMHTLNLTMLYRKDLREIFRELSIVTQKYFDFCTAYLIERGLIPKSPFVDPVKSIEFVKDASYLGILNPIKGKRSLNTVEMAHIYHAIESNMMGMQMIFGFAQCAETKEVGKFFSKGGELAKSMIKELRNFFLEDNIPVPGIAGGNVTISTIPPFSDKMMLYCVSLFCSFSLGGNSLGTAFSLRNDLPGKLSVFMKDIFQYAHEGAKIMIKHGWMEEPPQIMKK from the coding sequence ATGAAGAAATTAACCCATATATCATATATAGAGAAAATACAAGGGATATGTCAAGAAGAAGAAATTCCCGTTCCAATAGGATTCACAGCTGAAGATGTGTATAAAGAAGCACCTAAGCTATATGACAACGGATTTGATATTATGTTTGTTCGGTTAATTAAAGAAATTAGTATGGCTATGCATACTTTGAACTTAACGATGTTATATCGGAAAGATTTAAGAGAAATATTTCGTGAATTATCAATCGTTACCCAAAAATATTTTGATTTCTGTACAGCGTATTTAATTGAGAGAGGGCTCATTCCGAAGTCGCCTTTTGTTGACCCTGTAAAATCTATCGAATTTGTTAAGGATGCGAGTTATTTAGGTATCCTGAATCCTATCAAAGGAAAAAGATCATTAAACACTGTCGAAATGGCTCATATCTATCATGCTATTGAATCAAATATGATGGGAATGCAAATGATTTTTGGATTTGCTCAGTGTGCTGAAACCAAAGAGGTTGGAAAGTTTTTTTCTAAAGGAGGAGAACTTGCTAAAAGTATGATTAAAGAGTTAAGAAACTTCTTTTTAGAGGATAACATCCCTGTTCCAGGAATAGCAGGGGGGAACGTCACAATATCTACAATTCCTCCTTTTTCAGATAAAATGATGCTTTATTGTGTAAGTCTTTTTTGCAGTTTTTCGCTAGGAGGAAATTCGCTTGGGACGGCTTTTAGTTTGAGAAATGATTTACCCGGAAAACTGTCTGTTTTTATGAAAGATATTTTTCAATATGCCCATGAAGGAGCAAAAATTATGATCAAACATGGGTGGATGGAAGAACCGCCTCAAATTATGAAGAAATAA
- a CDS encoding suppressor of fused domain protein: MIKHEELLSHIEKHVGEIDGSLGEIVPGSDVTVNLHIIKPTEKRECTTLVTTGMSDLPMKGESVDDELQFAELMICLPSTWPITKEELVKPENYWPLGFLRQTAHLPHLFEGWIDEGVIIPNEEPPIPFARNTELSSLLVMRPEKEGLRVFEKNGRMVNFYQLVPLYEDERKLAMKKGSQTLIHKLKKQVDTPHVLDIERKNTAKPFWKIG; encoded by the coding sequence ATGATAAAGCATGAAGAGTTGCTTTCGCATATAGAAAAACACGTTGGGGAAATTGATGGATCGCTTGGAGAAATCGTTCCTGGAAGCGATGTCACAGTGAATCTACATATTATTAAGCCAACTGAAAAAAGAGAATGTACAACGCTTGTTACAACAGGAATGAGTGATTTACCAATGAAAGGAGAAAGCGTAGATGATGAGCTTCAGTTTGCTGAACTTATGATCTGTCTTCCGTCTACATGGCCGATTACAAAGGAGGAGCTTGTAAAACCAGAGAACTATTGGCCACTTGGATTCTTGCGACAAACTGCTCACTTGCCACACCTTTTTGAAGGGTGGATTGATGAAGGAGTGATCATTCCAAATGAGGAACCACCTATCCCTTTTGCCCGTAACACAGAGCTTTCAAGCTTGCTTGTAATGCGACCAGAAAAGGAAGGGCTTCGTGTTTTTGAAAAGAACGGCAGAATGGTGAATTTTTATCAACTTGTTCCTCTTTATGAAGATGAAAGAAAGCTAGCGATGAAAAAAGGTTCTCAAACTTTAATTCATAAATTAAAAAAGCAAGTAGATACTCCTCATGTATTAGATATTGAGCGGAAAAATACAGCAAAACCATTTTGGAAGATAGGTTAG
- a CDS encoding phosphoglycerate dehydrogenase encodes MTTTILETVKTIKTLNAIAQTGLNVFNQPNFKVDDESENPDAYVLRSFNMHEMELGNNVKAIARAGAGVNNIPVDKCTENGIVVFNTPGANANAVKELVLTSLMASSRNLFDGIRWTRTLEEEGEKIPKLVEAGKKQFVGKEAKGKTLGIIGLGAIGALVANDALDLDMDVIGFDPFISVNTAWNLSRNVQRAMTIEELFANSDYITVHVPLTDKTKGMFNKETFSIMKEGVHILNFSRGELVNEDDMRLALESGTVGKYITDFPNENVLKMNNVIPIPHLGASTKESEENCARMAAHQVKDFLETGNIKNSVNFPNAYIPYTGKNRVTAFHKNVPNMVGQITNAISSYNLNIADMVNRSRGDYAYTMIDIEGDVSDEIIPGLEAKIREIGGIVTTRII; translated from the coding sequence ATGACCACAACGATCTTAGAAACAGTAAAAACGATTAAAACTTTAAATGCAATTGCTCAAACAGGCCTAAATGTATTCAATCAACCAAATTTCAAAGTTGATGATGAAAGTGAAAATCCAGATGCATATGTTCTTCGCAGCTTTAATATGCATGAGATGGAACTTGGAAACAACGTAAAAGCAATTGCGCGCGCTGGAGCTGGTGTAAACAACATCCCAGTTGATAAATGTACGGAAAACGGTATTGTTGTTTTCAATACGCCTGGAGCAAATGCTAACGCAGTTAAAGAACTTGTTTTAACTTCTTTAATGGCTTCATCTCGTAATCTATTTGATGGAATTAGATGGACGAGAACGTTGGAAGAAGAAGGCGAAAAGATTCCAAAGCTTGTTGAAGCAGGCAAGAAGCAGTTTGTTGGGAAAGAAGCGAAAGGAAAAACATTAGGGATTATTGGTTTAGGTGCTATTGGAGCACTTGTAGCAAATGATGCTCTTGATTTAGATATGGATGTTATTGGCTTCGATCCATTCATCTCTGTTAACACAGCATGGAACTTATCTCGTAACGTACAGCGTGCAATGACAATTGAAGAGCTTTTTGCAAACTCTGATTACATTACAGTTCATGTTCCGCTTACAGATAAGACAAAAGGAATGTTTAATAAAGAAACGTTTAGCATTATGAAAGAAGGCGTTCATATTCTAAACTTCTCACGCGGTGAGCTAGTAAATGAAGATGATATGAGATTAGCTCTTGAAAGTGGAACAGTTGGAAAATATATTACGGACTTCCCGAATGAAAATGTGTTAAAAATGAACAACGTTATTCCGATTCCACACCTTGGTGCTTCAACAAAAGAATCAGAAGAAAACTGCGCAAGAATGGCAGCACATCAAGTGAAAGACTTTCTTGAAACAGGAAATATTAAAAATTCAGTAAACTTCCCAAATGCTTACATTCCTTACACAGGAAAAAATCGTGTTACAGCATTTCATAAAAACGTACCAAACATGGTTGGTCAGATTACGAATGCTATTTCTAGCTATAATTTAAACATTGCCGACATGGTGAACCGTAGCAGAGGCGACTATGCGTACACAATGATCGATATTGAAGGTGATGTGAGCGATGAGATCATTCCAGGTCTTGAAGCGAAAATTAGAGAAATTGGTGGCATTGTAACAACACGTATTATCTAA
- a CDS encoding LysR family transcriptional regulator: MELKQLYTFLIASETLNFTKTAQMLNYAQSSVTAQIKALERELETPLFDRLGKRLILTEGGHQFRSYAKTIVNLSEEAKKTISDSQETITIRIGAQESQCTYRLPHLLKEFKQKYPLVRLVFKPAHSDKKAAQDLKEGTLDVAFITDREEEHHNIQTETLLEEKLLLVTSPEHPLSKTSIIETADLQNETLLLTENGCSYRTLFEKELLLYGVSLTNAIEFLSIEAIKKCVAANLGIALLPEMTVRREIENGDLQSLSWNASLPPLITKMAFHENKWLSPILHDFKKMTIDYFQRKENFC, encoded by the coding sequence ATGGAGTTGAAACAGCTTTATACTTTTTTAATAGCTAGTGAAACACTAAATTTTACAAAGACCGCTCAAATGCTAAACTATGCTCAGTCTAGTGTTACGGCTCAAATTAAAGCACTTGAACGAGAGCTCGAAACTCCGCTGTTTGACAGACTTGGAAAAAGATTGATTCTAACTGAAGGAGGACATCAATTTAGAAGTTATGCAAAAACTATCGTCAATTTGAGTGAAGAAGCGAAGAAAACGATTAGTGATAGTCAAGAAACAATAACAATTAGGATTGGGGCCCAAGAAAGTCAGTGTACATATCGCTTGCCACATCTTTTGAAAGAATTCAAACAAAAGTACCCACTCGTTCGTCTTGTATTTAAGCCAGCTCATTCTGACAAAAAGGCAGCCCAAGATTTAAAGGAAGGAACACTTGATGTTGCCTTTATCACAGATCGTGAGGAAGAGCATCACAATATCCAAACAGAAACACTTTTAGAAGAAAAACTTTTACTTGTTACATCTCCTGAGCATCCTTTAAGTAAAACTTCTATTATTGAAACAGCAGATTTACAAAATGAAACACTGCTTTTAACAGAGAACGGATGCTCTTATCGCACCCTTTTTGAAAAAGAACTTTTACTATACGGAGTTTCTCTTACAAATGCCATTGAATTTTTAAGCATTGAAGCGATTAAAAAATGTGTAGCTGCCAACCTTGGCATCGCTCTTCTTCCCGAAATGACGGTAAGGCGAGAAATAGAAAATGGAGACTTACAATCTCTTTCTTGGAACGCTTCTCTTCCACCACTTATCACAAAAATGGCTTTTCATGAAAACAAATGGCTTTCTCCTATTTTGCATGATTTCAAAAAGATGACAATTGATTATTTTCAGCGAAAAGAAAACTTCTGCTAA
- a CDS encoding NAD(P)H-dependent oxidoreductase, producing the protein MKKILLINGHEPFKKAQGKLNQHLFKHMEVVLGNFVIKKTVVTEGYCVEKEIEKFKWMDAVIVQTPIYWFSVPGLFKTYMDTVFLEGAFFEKAKKFGHGGLLTGKQYLFSTTWGANEAVFNRKSSFLEGKSVDDVLFPLHKTFQYCGMDALPSFSVFNAMRNQHIQNTLESLSIHLNLHINQPKEKSTFTKELAQIAKGMLPYH; encoded by the coding sequence ATGAAAAAGATTCTACTTATTAATGGACATGAGCCTTTTAAAAAAGCACAAGGAAAATTGAATCAGCATCTTTTTAAGCATATGGAAGTTGTCTTGGGGAATTTTGTAATTAAGAAGACCGTTGTTACTGAAGGATATTGCGTAGAAAAGGAAATAGAAAAATTTAAATGGATGGACGCTGTTATTGTTCAAACCCCTATTTATTGGTTCAGTGTTCCAGGTCTTTTTAAGACATATATGGATACTGTTTTTTTAGAAGGAGCCTTTTTTGAAAAAGCGAAGAAATTTGGGCATGGGGGTCTCTTGACCGGAAAACAGTATCTTTTCTCAACAACATGGGGAGCCAATGAGGCTGTTTTTAATCGAAAATCATCTTTTTTAGAAGGGAAAAGTGTTGATGATGTGCTTTTTCCGCTTCATAAAACATTTCAATACTGTGGAATGGATGCTCTGCCGTCTTTCTCTGTTTTTAATGCAATGAGAAATCAACATATACAAAATACATTAGAAAGTCTTTCAATCCATCTTAACCTTCATATAAATCAACCAAAAGAGAAAAGCACGTTTACAAAAGAGTTAGCACAAATTGCAAAGGGAATGTTGCCATATCATTGA
- a CDS encoding endonuclease V produces MKKENEGLIKQFTGIQEELLPQVKLENNFYKEEISLVAGVDLAYWENDTKHYGTCCIVVVDYHTMKVVEKVHSYGEITVPYIPGFLAFRELPLIIEAAKKLKSSPTVYMFDGNGYLHYRHMGIATHASFFLKKPTIGVAKSYLKIKEQDFTMPKQEAGAFTDIIIDEEVYGRALRTTKGVKPIFVSCGNEIDLATSTEVVMNFINNESRLPIPVRLADLETHKVRKELKDNL; encoded by the coding sequence ATGAAAAAAGAGAATGAAGGATTAATAAAACAGTTTACTGGGATTCAGGAGGAGCTGCTCCCTCAAGTTAAATTAGAAAACAACTTTTATAAAGAAGAGATAAGTTTAGTCGCAGGAGTTGATTTAGCTTATTGGGAGAATGATACTAAGCACTATGGAACATGCTGTATTGTTGTCGTTGATTATCATACAATGAAAGTTGTTGAGAAAGTACATAGCTATGGCGAAATTACTGTTCCTTATATTCCTGGTTTTCTCGCTTTTCGAGAGCTTCCACTTATTATAGAAGCCGCTAAAAAACTAAAATCATCACCAACTGTATATATGTTTGATGGAAACGGCTATTTACACTACCGTCATATGGGCATTGCTACTCATGCTTCGTTTTTTCTGAAAAAGCCAACAATCGGAGTAGCTAAAAGTTACTTGAAAATAAAAGAACAAGATTTTACAATGCCAAAGCAGGAAGCTGGTGCTTTCACAGATATTATAATTGATGAGGAAGTATATGGGCGAGCGCTTCGTACAACAAAAGGAGTAAAGCCTATTTTTGTCTCATGCGGGAACGAAATAGATCTTGCTACAAGTACAGAAGTTGTGATGAACTTTATTAACAATGAAAGTCGTTTACCTATTCCTGTTCGTCTAGCAGACCTTGAAACACATAAAGTTCGAAAAGAGTTAAAAGATAATTTGTAA